cttcttagaatagagaaacttttatctttctgcctacttgattcttcttattcgttctgctattgatttaaactctttcaatcaattcagaattacacttaatcttacaagtataatcatatttactaaacctttagtaaatcattacgaatatctttgttactcttgtggtggacttgatcaacacacaactttgtgtactcgatctcctagtccttcacttgacactttgtcaacgaattagtctaatttccaaatatgaaatttctcattcatcatgcaaccaagttgcatgattccaagtttctgtccaattgaaacttgggtgatgagaaactctccctatttggtaaattctctacATTtccacataattaagaatcaaatccattattgctaataatagaaactttcaaaacatcaatttttcatacacgctatcgcaaggataaataaataatataaaatcaaaattttattttattacggaaaaatttgtccttacaaggcaattcattgaaaaactatgctaatacatatttcttagcactcttattctaactctaagtagtagctcaagaatttaatcttcaagtaatgcgatcgaaatccatttcttcacgattaaattccgctcacttcttcccttaagcttcctctcttttcttcgatcctacaaaacatcaatggtaatcttatcacattatgtattaagaatctagaataggaacttaaaagagttagttaatggaatttacctaaagcagagccatacgttttgactctcccatctcttagatctcttaggtaaatagggcagcttcgtctccaatgccccttctcttggcaataaaagcaaattgactcttttggaatagcacatggaactactttaggctttgcctttctcttatgatcaaacttttcaatcatcGCATGCCTTTCGTTTCCATTGCATATATCCATGTAAGTCtagaaggaagattcatcaatcaactttgcttttccagtgcgccgaatcattgctgattcagcagcaataagtatgtaggtgagatctataagggtcacgttgtggttcatcatatagtactttcttacgaactcactatatgagttaggaagcgactgaagaacccagtcaacagccagctcctcacagacaacggatcccagcattcttaacctatcaatgtgtgacttcatctttaggacgtgtgcacacaccgactttccttcttcgtgtttacttgccaaaagggcatgagtgagcttgaactcttcaagccttcgaacttttgggttagggagaataattggaggaggtggaggaagtgaagcatgatctcttgttcctcgatcgaatcgtggaatatcatcttcatatggaaagcttgttccacgagatttgggaataccatagttgtcatactttgacaggagaaaacaaattaacgttagttgattgattgagtccttaataaatcacctaaatgagatattaaggctaggacctaacacaatacgctacaacctagaaaagggatgccataatctagttgcagaatatttgaaggtaggtaaatgacgatttaccaatttccaccatgaaaaacgaaaaagaaatttaagttttaaatctatgaaaactcctagatcctttgagattcattgaactttttaatggcatgtttaaatctcgatatgcccctctagtttgtgactgggataccgaggatcacaaagcgggtgtgaataaccatgcaaacttacgtggtgcccccacatgttacagtcacctattcgatgtgccggttaaccacacacgctccaccgaactatgacaaacatcgagtcaccctttgctaccttttcttagaaccatttagtgtgccggctaaccacacacgctccactaacgtcttcgcaagggcacaaagtgtaatttcatggaattacatcaattcacttttacctaaagtaactaagattgggaattttgtaaaacttttagttacgttatacttcattatacttttaatggaaagggtttgccctatcctacccgttcggctaacgaccctccaccaatcaaggaagcggtgggtgagagtggacacccattaaacggccattttatagtccataaccttataccccccttatagatcggctttgtgaatgaggcctactaacggtaagactagcatttaagttatacatatataatattagacttttaatgttatacatagtataagggtgtattttacacttttaaaatactaggtggtttaaattatacttttaattaaccaaaatcattatgatttattaactctcttttaattgtacacttaattaatttaataaaaccataagggtttaatttgaacttttcaaaattagggttttggaatttagactttcaaaatgaacttttaatcaacaatttaaattccaaaacttgaggtcaagttttgagacttttcaaaacaattaggttttaatctcacttaaaattttgaatttaagacatttaaattaaaattttaaatattaaaactcttgatttaataattatcttgaattagactattaattttaataattaaatcataagggattatctaaatcatgaggataattaccatttatacatttaagatatcctaacCCCTTAAACTTCtacatagatttcgaaaataagggATGAGATAtcccaaaatctttaattaccatatttaactattaaaggataatcacaagatatgggataatccgaatccctaaaatttaggatcttatcttggggaggaggctaattttgaaaatcatggggttttgcaactagatttcgaaatcttggggcttaaggaaaggatttgaaaatgttgttcaaattttcgcaaattagggtttggaaaccctaatctaaaaaattatagcctcctagggtttattggcaataaaccctaatatgtcaagttcatacatttgaataaaagctaattgcaaacaaaaaccaatggctctgataccactgatgggatttatacaaacaatcctatgtgtgcatgcaacccaagagttggatctatgttttcactattagttatacaactttatgaacataaAAAGAAACCTAGAATGATTGTACTATTTTCGAAATCATCATAGaaaaaatagaatacataccttttgttgttatatagtaataacgactcaaatcctccttgtaatggctttagaaagcttagagtcacaagtgtcactcctctaatggctcacaaacaccaagagcaagaggatgaagaatgataagagaggagacacccaaaaacgtgtggaaaccctaaggaaactcctGGCCACGTTTTTGGcgctctagggatccttaaatagtgaggctattagggttatctaacaaggaaaccctaatttgactgcttaagccctaagcaacccatggactccctccttagaggcctaggatgatttctaatgggtttccctatagaattcgtccacccctctaatatggagtccattagcccaatatgcaactatcatacaattaacagttctagtcccttaagtttaattaatgtcttttagccacaaaattaattcttaattaattattgactaatattaattaaacaatataatttctcctttgatatattattctcataatatattaataaatcataattaatcctctctctctctctctccataattcatcctatcaagttgctttggtgaaggcaacccaaaaggaccatgcaccatcgggtcaagtacataccaaaatagttatggacttaaacactaatccaacacttatgtGTTAACAACAACTCTTTTCTGTTAATTAACAAGTATATTACGCTACATGAGCATCTCTTGATTACTTATCTcgtatgatttatgtgaaaacatggttatatgcctaggaatagcgaacgtgaaactagggtttactagaaaatatgtaagttaatgtgtgagcttgtgtgacgaaccatcaacaagaagttaattgaaTTGGTAATTTAATTAGctaactacaagtcttacttaaccagaattaataaaataggaaattattaatttaatcaactgatcactgcttgaattgatttgttttctaaggattagtaataatgaacatgaacctaatcacattaataggtagccaataacaattaatccattgcacttgccataaaatcaaccataggaatgaATGAGCCAAACCAAAACAGAAGTCTtcttattattgaatttagttgatttttatttgctttaGCTGTTAGTTGCTTAATTTGAGTTTTAGTTAactgtttaagtttctagtcttgcaaaactagagaaaaccctttcCTTTTATTACTTGGTTTTGATAATTCTAGTAATTAGCTTAATTATTGTTCCATGTATTCAATACCCTACTTGCTCAACTATACCACCAATTGACaggtacactgccttttgtgtgtctaaattatatttaaaatgtAGGATTAAAatagtgcattttacacacatcaatttTTTGGTGCTGTTGCCGGGGAGCGATTCAAAATTTTAATTGCTagtgttatcgatcctttgtgtgagatttatcttgCACAAAGTTACTGCTTTACTAAATTAGTTATTAGGTTTAAGTTTTAAGTTTCTCTATTTTTAGGATTTTcgattaaacttttttttttctattttagcaatgactcgccgagtccagtcgcagctactcgatgagtccaaggcaaaatttcCAGTTtcgttttttatttcatttttgttcTTTCTATGTGTGTTTCTTGCTTTCTAACAGGTTTAATATGAACCGAGGTTCAAATACACCTTTGGTTCCTGCAttcgaagacccggaatccgctcTTAGGAAGAACAAGGATAAAGCCGTTGAAGACACTAACCCGCCAAAGGAATCACCTTTCAAAGACCTTAAATCAGTCTTTGGGAAGAAGAAAAGCAAGAAAGTAGGTGAGTCTAGTAGTAAAAAGAGTGAAGGAAGCAAGCTTGAGAATTTTGAAGAAAATCCATTTCCAAAATAAACCGAATACGAGTCTGAAGACGAATAAGAAAGCGATTTAGAAGGCGAACTCACTAATTAACAccatggctaacatcgatgaagttcCCATGGGTGAACGGAAAAAAGGATGTGTGACGATACCGACCCAGGACTTGGCAACTTGCGATTCCTGCAACTTCTAACTTTGAACTTAAGGGCCACATACTTGCCCAACTTAAGGAAATCTCATTCTCCAGGAACGATCACGAAGACACATACAAGCATCTAGACGAGGTCAACGACATAGCCGACTACTTCAATGTTCCTAATGTAACTGGTGATACTATTTTGCTTCGTATGTTATCAGTCACATTTAAGGGAGCCGCGAAAGATTGGTTGAAATCACTCCTTCGAGGATCCATCACCACTTGGGCTAAAATGTGTGACGAATTTATTGATCAATTTTGCATCCGTCAAAAATAGAAATTTTGAAGAAAGCCAGAGCAAATTttgagcaacaagatgaagagTCACTTTATGAGGCATGGGAGAGATACAAAGGCTTACTAAGGAATTGCCCACATCATGATCTAAACAgtcaacaagaagtctccattttctatgatggaatGAATGTGACAACTAGGCAGCTCCTTGATTCACAAGGACCACTCACAAAGAAACCACCGCCGGTGTTAAaagagctaattgaagaattatctaaacactctagagaatatcATAACCTAAGGAATGACTCAACTCGAGGGATGGTGAATGCTATTTCGGATGAAATGGCAACAATGATGAAAAAATTGGAAAGCATGGATCGAAGAATGACTATGATGGACCAATCCATCCATGCCATTAGAGTAGGATTTGAAAACTGTAGAGGGTCTCACCTTACTAAAGATTGTGACCTTGAAGAGAACGGGAACCAGAAAGTACAAGCGTATTACTCAAGCGGTGGTAGGTATGATGATGATTGGCGCAAACCCAAGAAAGAATGGCTACCATGTGATGAGT
The genomic region above belongs to Lactuca sativa cultivar Salinas chromosome 4, Lsat_Salinas_v11, whole genome shotgun sequence and contains:
- the LOC111916464 gene encoding uncharacterized protein LOC111916464 produces the protein MNRGSNTPLVPAFEDPESALRKNKDKAVEDTNPPKESPFKDLKSVFGKKKSKKVEILKKARANFEQQDEESLYEAWERYKGLLRNCPHHDLNSQQEVSIFYDGMNVTTRQLLDSQGPLTKKPPPVLKELIEELSKHSREYHNLRNDSTRGMVNAISDEMATMMKKLESMDRRMTMMDQSIHAIRVGFENCRGSHLTKDCDLEENGNQKVQAYYSSGGRYDDDWRKPKKEWLPCDEYKKANRKSISKKQGVFYQKEELVHEKKSDFEDMLTRFAVASEKRHNDTDAAIKEQQNLMKENQIMMKDHATLHRNQQASILNIEKQLGQLAQQIKERRLGGLPSNTENNPKSAHINIMTTRSGKIITPLAPI